The proteins below are encoded in one region of Natronococcus sp. CG52:
- a CDS encoding PIG-L deacetylase family protein: MSIVAIVAHPDDADIFCGGTLAKHADRGDDVTIVHMTRGELGTANGAEAEIAAVREEEARRSAEELGAAVEFLDFRDGRVAYSMENRLELVETIRRHAPELILTHYRDDMHPDHRATSRLVTDAYYMTSLPLVETSSSPCDPSNVYYFGKPTSSFEPETFVDVSEQIKRKLRAVAKHESQVAWLDNHGGIDGEFDDLLENVRARARSLGQRSGTPFAEGFTPLHTTSVAYLE; the protein is encoded by the coding sequence ATGTCCATCGTAGCGATAGTTGCACATCCGGACGACGCCGACATCTTTTGTGGTGGAACGCTCGCCAAGCACGCCGATCGTGGTGACGACGTCACGATCGTTCACATGACTCGTGGCGAACTCGGGACGGCGAACGGTGCCGAAGCGGAAATCGCTGCTGTCCGAGAGGAGGAAGCACGCCGATCGGCCGAAGAGCTCGGCGCCGCAGTCGAGTTCCTCGACTTTCGCGACGGGCGAGTCGCGTACTCGATGGAGAATCGGCTGGAACTGGTCGAGACGATTCGCAGACACGCTCCCGAACTGATTCTAACTCACTATCGGGATGACATGCACCCGGACCACCGCGCTACGTCGAGGTTGGTGACGGACGCGTACTACATGACGTCGTTGCCGCTCGTCGAAACGTCCTCGTCGCCGTGTGATCCGTCGAACGTCTACTACTTCGGCAAGCCGACATCGTCGTTCGAACCGGAGACGTTCGTGGACGTGTCCGAGCAGATCAAACGGAAACTGCGGGCTGTCGCGAAACACGAGTCGCAGGTAGCGTGGCTGGACAACCACGGCGGAATCGACGGCGAATTCGACGACCTTCTCGAGAACGTGCGCGCCAGGGCACGATCACTCGGCCAACGATCCGGAACCCCGTTCGCGGAAGGATTTACGCCGCTCCATACGACGTCGGTGGCGTATCTCGAGTGA